TGTAGATAAGATTAATTCATCCAATAAGTCACAGTCTCACATGATCTAGGGGCAAATCTGTGATTCCATCTGTGCTTTATCAGACCCTTGGCACACACTCTTGTTTACTCTAACCTCCTTGTACATCTGCTGACTGCTTGGAACAGTGTTTGCCCAATAGGTTGCTCCATTGTGGGTATCTGTCGGCTACTGACTAGCTCTTCTGGACTCTCTCCATGTAGATACCAGCTAATCTTATGCTTCGAGTGGAGAGATGCTGGGCCACACCGAACAATGATCCATACAGCAACATTCAATACACTTTCATCAAGGACAGGTCTGTGCGCATACATATTCAGCCTTTGCAAATACAGCTCTGATGCTATAATATACCATGAATGTAAGTGACATTTAAGCCCCCAATCTGAAAACATAGTAGGTAGGATACCAGTGGGTGGTAGTAGCAAAGACGatgtaaatgtgtatgtttGTTGTTATTCATCAGTGTAGATGTACTATTAATATCAGCATATTTACAGACTACTGAATACTTCATTTGTACAGTTGCTAAGAGAGCTGATGACAAAACGACTTATACGACCCATGTTCTTGTGACCCCACTCTCAGGCAGTATGCATTTCACCACGACAGCTGTGCTCACCCATGACAACACAGACATATTTCTCTCCTTtcagcaacagcatagcagcaTAATGTGCTGTAATTACCTCTTTCGACATACCTGTATGTTTTGACTCTGATTTGTGAACTAAATATAGCATAGAACAATCAATATTACCACACCAGTTCTGTTATTTTACAAAGTACTATGTATGGTTCATTTTGAGGACCGAAATTGATTATGATTTTGCCAGCTGAAATAAACAACTGTTAAAGTCCTCAGAATGTTGAACCTACAGTCCACACTTCTGAAAACTTCCAGTGTCCATCCAAGAAAACTATACTTTGAGACACATACTTTATTTCAGAGAAGTCTTCTATAATGCCATTCTTTTTGTCTCTGATTAGCTGTCCAGTACTGAAAAATGACCAGACGCTGGCTGTGATGAAGAACGGACGAGGCCCAGAGGCTCTCTTCCGTATCCAAATGTTTAAGTTTGTGGGCAGCTCCTATACAGACGTTTTTCTTCACTGCAATGTCCAGATCTGTCACAGCACTGCAGAAGTGTGCCAGCCTGTAAGACCCCTTTATCACTCTCATACTGATACACATTCCATTATCACTAAATACTAAAAGCACAGTATAAGAAATGTTCAAGTGCCTGATCTAGTGccttaatgaaaaacacaaacttGCACTTACACATCAGAATCAGAGGTGGAAAATGTACAGAGAAACTGTACCTAAGGGATACTGTGCTGACATCCTCACAATTTGTATGTATttctaaaacaaagaaaattaaaagttaaacaataaataaataaagttaaatcttttctttgtttggtgAGGTGACTAATTTACAGTCtaatttttactgttacaaacaCAAATTAGCAGAAGCAAGCAGTTTCATTGTACACTGAACAAACCCATATAGTGGGATGTACTGATCTACTGGAGATTTACATTGTACTCTGAATgtctgaaaataaaaatgtattactaaaggagtaaaaaaatatttagcaaATTGTACTTGAGTAAAATTACAAGtatttaattgtaataatactgaagtaatgtgcaaatcttttaaaataatgattaaGCACAGTAAAGTAGAATTGCTCAAGTACTTTCCTTAATGTGAATTATATTTAAGGCCTTCATAAtgtttgtaaatgtaatattcttTCCTGTTTTCCTCACTTTGCATCTTAATCACCCTTCAAAAACATTACAGAACTGCTCAGGTGAAGAAGCACCAGGACGAGCACGAAGAGACGTTGCTTCCTCACACACCGTGTCTTATGGACCAATAAGAAGACTCCAGCTGAACTCTGATCATACCAGTCTAAGTAAGTGTTAGTTTTAcaaaatatgtcaaatataGCCAGGAAATGGGCACGTGTGATTTGATCAACTTGATCAACTTATACCTTTCTCTTGTCCTTGGTGTGAAATACTTGATTTGGCGCTGTACGTCTCCCTTCCAGATGCTGGAGTGCCCCCAGTCGAAACCTTTGTGCTGGCGGGTCTGTTGGTGGTCCTGATGCTCATCACAGGTGTGTTCGGGAGGCTGTGGCACAAAAGCAGACGGTCCTATCCCACCCAAGAGGCTCAGCTTACCCTGTCCAACATCCACCGCATCTCAGAGGTGGCCAACTAAGCTGGAATCCACAAAAAATGCCCTCTCTCATTTACCTACATACACAGATACAGTAAAACAATACATACCCCACACATAAAGCAACCATAGTAAGTTGTATTAAGAACTAGGGATCTGATAGAAATTAGGTGTCACACTGAAGAaaactgtaaatgtgtgtaatgtCTTTTTTAATGATCTTTTATGTATTGTTTGTGATTGTTGATTGTAAAAACATAGTtgagaataaaatattttaaaataatacatttcatgtGACTCTTTACAtcacttatttgtttattcatttattgattttaacaGCCTACAATGAAGTTATGCAGCAAGAGCTAGAGTACAGATAAGGTATAAATTTATGACCCAGACACCTTAAAGTAATGGTGCACTGAATACCTACacttaccccccccccaccccttttaAATGAAATGTAGCTACAAagtgtaacagaaaaaaaaaaagtatatgtCACTTAAAATCATTTAGCCTCAAAACTTGTGAGAGTCAAGGTCAGAGTAGCAGGTTTTTGTACAGACCTAGAAAGATCTGGCAACCTGGCATGTGGTAGTACATCTCAGTAACAGCATTTCCTCCTTATAGGCCCTCTCATAGACTAAGCCTTGCCTTGAGCTACTTTGTTTTACAAAAAAGGGCATCATTTTTGGTTCAGGCTCAGACTTTGGCAGGGTCTTGGAGGGTCCCACAACAAACACATAACATTTACCCTGCATTCGTATCACTCTGCTGATGCTCTATTGTAGGTGCATATGAGCTGAAGTCTATTTATTTGCAGAGGCAGAGCTTCATCATGGGCTTGGTCTGAACATGCCAAATCTCCGCCCATGCAATGCATATGCAGGCCTGTAGAAGCAGCGTGCCAGTATTCAGTCAGACAGCGTAAATAAACATAACAAGCCGACTGCATTAGTGAAGTGGGGCAAATATTACTGACTAAATAAGTTTTACATTTACGCGAGCCTGTGAACAAGAAGAGAGTCAAAATCGAGAATACATCTACCGGACTGCCACGGTGAGTAAGGTTAACTTTCTTGATAGCTAGCAGCTAGCTGCCTAACCAGttaacatagctagctagctaacgtttagctaagctagctagctacatctaGCTACCAGCAAATATTCTAGCACTAGCTATAGCTAGCCAGCTATACTGGTCCTCCCGTGGGACCTGAGCAGTTCGTTTGAGTAACTTTGCTCATACGTTTCTAGTGTCGGTGACATTAATACTAGCAGCACAAAAGTGTTATTAAACAAGAGACTTCTTATTTATCTAGCATTTTAGCCaactagctagcttagctagcttCCTTACAGAgtgggtagtgtgtgtgtgtgtgtgtgtgtgagagagagagagagagagagagagagagactttgtgCTAAACTTAGGTCTGCTGTCTTTGTTAGCTAGTGCTAACCTAGCCATTTGGCTAACAACGCAGGGTTTAAATAACATTGATGTCAGCAGACATGTGTTTCGCTATTCTCAGGATTGTTGTGTTGATAACTTCAGCATTAAAACCAGAACTTTGCCCTTTATTCtgcctgctagctaactagctaactgtTGCGTTGATTACTCCGGAGAAGTGGCTAACCTAGCTACATAGACagcagttagctagcaggcGGCTAGCTTACGTTGCCGAAACTGCTTAGTCAGATTTTGCTCGTTCACCTGCCAAAATGATATCCATTTAGCCTTGTAATAACGCCAAACAGCCTGTTAAAACATGATCCCACACTTGTGCATAGCCCTAACGAAGATGGTCGACTTCAGCTAAAGCCACTTCTTCGTGAATGTTATAAAATGTCCATAGCTGGACATAAATTGCTTTCGAAATCAGCGCAGGGTGACAAGGTGTGTTTTCAGCTGCTGTGAGTTTCGCAATGTTTATGCCCTGCTGAAATCACGTGTAGTCTGTTGAAAGACTCAGTGGAATTCACAAATGTCAAAGCCGGCTTATTATCGACACTGCACGATCATTAAACCATGGGCTTTAGCAACGGGGAAGAAAACACAAGCACAAGAATTAAATGAGGTTTTGTGTTGTTGAGACTTAATCTAGGGTTAGGCCTACACATATACCTGCTCACCTAGTCAGTCCACGTTATAGTACGAGTGACATTTCAGTGTTTCTTGTTGTATATGTGGAGGGGTTTCGTTTTTCCATTAAAAGCTGCAATTGCTTTTCAGTAACAGGTTGTTAAAAATGAAGAGTCATGTTTCCTCTTGACCTTCCACTTGTCTTGGGAGAAGCAGCAGCGTGACCATGCAACTTAAGAGGTGTTGTGAAATGATGTGCAACAGCATGGACATTCAATAAGCATACTGTATCCTGGTCCAGATTCGTATTGGTCAGACAGatctttacacacattagaaaCTTAGGTTACTTTACGTTGAGTTGCATTTTTAGGACACAATAgctttctctctgtttatctgttaCTAATGACCTTTTTCCTTTGTTCTATAGGATGATCCTGTGGCATTGGCTAACTGAAATAAGGTCTGCTTGAAGTTATTATCTGTAATGGAGGGGCTACATATCCATTGCCAGAACTGTGTGAGCAGAAGATGCATGGTAAGGCAAGAGACGGGCATTTCCTGTGACCTTGTGGGCTGTCCACTTGTGTGTGGGGCAGTTTTCCACTCGTGTAAAGTGGATGAACACCGTTTACTGTGCCCATATGAAAGAGTGCCTTGCATAAACAGTGGTTTTGGATGCCCCTTTACGATTGCCAGAATAAAAATGGCACAACACTTGGGAATATGCCCTGCCAGTGTTGTATGCTGCACCATGGAATGGAACCGATGGCCTGTGAGCTACGCTGATCGCAAGTCTTATGAGAACTTAAGTAAAGAAGTCTATGATGTGGAACAACTAGATATGGCTTTGGCCCTACAGGATCAGCGTATGCTACTTGAGTCTCTCAAAGTAACAaccactgtaacaaaaacagtaGATGAGAAGAATGAGGAAAATGAAAAGATGAACTCTACCATTCAGGATGCAGGAATGACTAATGGGCTCATTGAAATGGATGGGGAGTCGTACAATGAACTTTATAAGGCTTCAGTAGAGACGAGCAGAAACTTGGCAGCTGCCTTGGACATTCTCAGCAGTGCAAACAAGGGTATTGACTTGATCATGGAAAACCTCAGTGGTGTTAAAGAAGACCGAAATGGAGCTTGTCACAGTAATCTAAAAGAGGATCACTGTTTAGTGGAATGTAAGACTGTGGAAATGAAGGAAAGCGACACAGACTCAATGTGTGAGCTGGGAGCTGTAGGTGGAGTAGATTGTGCTTGTCCTGCAGCCTGTGAAGGAGAGTGGATGGAGCAAAATGAGTTTAATGTGTGTTCTGATGATGAGGAAGAGgaaatgtgtggaggaagagaAATCAATGGTCTTCCCCTGTGTAATGGATTTAATGCTCTAGAAAATGGTCTTGAGCATGTTGATCCTGAAATGCATGTGGAAAGAAGAAGAATCAATGGTTCCTCCGACATTAGTCCGGCGGTGCCTCATCATTCCATGCCCATTGTAGCAGAAGAGCCTGAAAGGGCTCATCCACCACAGTTACCACTACCTCTCCAAATACCTCTACCAGATTTGGTACAGAACAATGTTTTGCAGCAACTGCCAGTTGAAATTGAGGACCGGTGGCTGGAGCGCAAGTTGCAAAATCTCCAAGTGCTCAGAggtatgagtgtgtttacattcaATGGACGGAGGACTCTTCTGTCCAATCCTTATTTGCTTCGGGCTAAGATGGAAGATAAGGCAGTGGACACATCTGACCTAGAGGTTGCAGATGATCCAATAGGTCTTCATGGCATTGACCTCATTACTGCTGCTTTACTCTTCTGCCTTGGAGACTCACCAGGAGGCAGGGGCATTTCAGACAGCCGCTTTGTAGATGGTTATCGAATTGACTTTGGCACACAGACCTTTTCCTTTCCCTCTGCTATACTGGCCACCAGCACCATGGTGGGTGATATCGCTTCGGCCTCTGCTTGCGACCATGCCAGTCCACAGCTGTCCAACCCCAGCCCCTTCCACACCCTCCGACTGGACCTGGTTTTGGAGTGTGTGGCTCGGTACCAAACCAAGCAGCGCTCCATGTTCACTTTTGTGTGTGGGCAGCTGTTTCGCAGGGACGAGTTCTCCTCCCATTTTAAGAACGTACATGGAGACATCCATGCTGGCCTTAATGGCTGGATGGAGCAGAGGTGCCCTTTAGCATTCTATGGCTGTACCTATTCCCAAAGAAGGTTCTGTCCTTCTGTGCAGGGCTCTAGAATCATCCACGACCGATTCTTGGGCTCATTTGGTGTGCAGTCTGGCTTAGCCGCACGTCCAGGTGAACCCCTCTCTCGAAGCACCTGCCAATATGGCTCTCACTGTGACCACCTCAGCAGCTTACCCTTTGAGCTACTGCAGCATGTTGCAAGCTTTCTGGACGGCTTCAGTCTCTGCCAGCTGTCTCGAGTGTCTCGTGCAATGAGAGATGTTTGTGCTAGTCTGCTACAGTCACGTGGTATGGTGGTTTTGCTCTGGGCGAAAACAAGATGTGCCGATGGATCCTCCTCTTGGCAAATTCAAGACAAGGCAAGTTATTATTTGTAGCATAAAACTGgtacatttgtaaatgtatgtacATTGTAATAAACATCTTCATTCTCAAAGCCTTAATAAACTGACATCTGATCTGTTTTGTGTGGCTCTTAGGTCTGGAGATTCAGCACAGCCTTTGGAACAGTGAACGAATGGAAATTTGCCAACATTTCCAGCATGGCTGACCACCTAAAGACGTGCAAGTTTAACACAGTGGCTCGCAGAGAAGAGGCCATTCCTTTGCCTTGCATGTGTTACACAAGAGAGCTCACTAAAGAAGGACGGTCACTGCGCTCGGTGCTCAAACCAGTGTTGTAGAGAAAGTTTGAATGCAATATAAATGTGCTGCTCTAAAAGTTGTCAGTTTCATCACTTCTGATAAAATACCTTTTCGATTAGATTATTACTTTTTATTCAAAACACTGTGCGTTGTGGAGCCTTAATATAATGACACACTTGACTTCCCTCTTGACTTAGCatgtttgtggggttttttgtttttgtttttgtttttttttcataataaaaCCATGCTGGGTTTAttagtcattatttatttatatataattactgATATTCTCTTGCACAGATGGACCCAAATCATATTGTCATACGTTTAAAGTGTCATTGCTTTTAGGCATACACTCTTAAGATAGAAATAGTTTATAGCCAAATGATGATGACCAAAAATGAGGTTATCTTCCTTATCATTCTGGATGGAATGTAAAACTGTTGAAATACCATTTGTCTTTGGTTTTGTGACTACAGTTAATCACAAGGCTGTACACTGTATTgttttcagttaaaaaaaagaagagcctGGTTCTCGAAAGCATCTTAGTACAAAAGTCATTCTTAAATGGTAGAGAGAGCATTACACTGAAAACTCTCTACCGGTTAAGATTCTCTTAAAACTAAGATGTTTCTGTGAAACTGTTTTGATTTTAGTATATGATATGtagcactttactttaaatctATTGAAGTTTACTTTTCACAAACTGACATTGAACAGAAAATGAATTGTTACTGAATTCTTGTGATGACGCTAACCCAGCACTGTACCATCATTcatagtttttgtttttcttgtttgtttttttatgagaGCTTTTGAGAGCTCCTCTG
The Salminus brasiliensis chromosome 10, fSalBra1.hap2, whole genome shotgun sequence genome window above contains:
- the fbxo30a gene encoding F-box only protein 30a, with protein sequence MEGLHIHCQNCVSRRCMVRQETGISCDLVGCPLVCGAVFHSCKVDEHRLLCPYERVPCINSGFGCPFTIARIKMAQHLGICPASVVCCTMEWNRWPVSYADRKSYENLSKEVYDVEQLDMALALQDQRMLLESLKVTTTVTKTVDEKNEENEKMNSTIQDAGMTNGLIEMDGESYNELYKASVETSRNLAAALDILSSANKGIDLIMENLSGVKEDRNGACHSNLKEDHCLVECKTVEMKESDTDSMCELGAVGGVDCACPAACEGEWMEQNEFNVCSDDEEEEMCGGREINGLPLCNGFNALENGLEHVDPEMHVERRRINGSSDISPAVPHHSMPIVAEEPERAHPPQLPLPLQIPLPDLVQNNVLQQLPVEIEDRWLERKLQNLQVLRGMSVFTFNGRRTLLSNPYLLRAKMEDKAVDTSDLEVADDPIGLHGIDLITAALLFCLGDSPGGRGISDSRFVDGYRIDFGTQTFSFPSAILATSTMVGDIASASACDHASPQLSNPSPFHTLRLDLVLECVARYQTKQRSMFTFVCGQLFRRDEFSSHFKNVHGDIHAGLNGWMEQRCPLAFYGCTYSQRRFCPSVQGSRIIHDRFLGSFGVQSGLAARPGEPLSRSTCQYGSHCDHLSSLPFELLQHVASFLDGFSLCQLSRVSRAMRDVCASLLQSRGMVVLLWAKTRCADGSSSWQIQDKVWRFSTAFGTVNEWKFANISSMADHLKTCKFNTVARREEAIPLPCMCYTRELTKEGRSLRSVLKPVL